In the genome of Labeo rohita strain BAU-BD-2019 chromosome 2, IGBB_LRoh.1.0, whole genome shotgun sequence, the window CCAGCCATAGCCAATCATATCATGACGgaggtctgttaaaactcaatgggctccgGGGAGGCGGCCGCCAGAGATACGTAGTGGACTTCCGCTGTAACTTTACGTGCTGGTGTCGCTATTGgataatgtttctttagaaaaacgagtgatttatacactttttaatcttatattttgtaatattggcgttcttttatttttgtactaccaatttgtttttctcatccaatattttgaggaaacactgcctcccttgcctcctccaAAGACCTTATACGGCCTTTATACAccttatatgtatgtatatatatatatatatgtaggtAGATAATAAAACTGGCActtctattaatcaaataatgatCTCGATTACCTGATCATCTCAAAAAGACCCAGTATCATCAGTTTGTCTACATACTGGTCTATCACTGTTGAGATAAAAGGAAATCAAGGCTGTGGATTTTGCTTCCCACTGCTTTCGATTTTTAGCTAACCTTTATTTCATCTGGGAGTCTCGGTGATGTTGTTACTCTTTCTTCAGAGCTGTTCCCCGCTGTGCACATGTGCGGCACTCATCAGCTCTGCCCATTTCTGAAAACAATTTGATTCTGTTTGGACCAGGGCCACACATAATTCAAGCTTGGCAGTAATGGCATTTTAGCGCTTTAATAGCAGGAAATTGGAGATAGTGATGTAGCGTCTACTTCTTCCAGTCATTTggctgctttttattttacgtGCCTCGGGAGACACGGTCACCTGGGACAGCGTGGTAAcgtttgtatttgtttaataaaccAGGAATGAAATTACATCGACATGTTCAGCATCCGCGTCATCTTGACAGAAACCAGAATGGCTTCTTTAAGAAAGTGGTCAACGGTTCAatatcaacattttttattgaattttttttgtcttatttccGTAGCCACATTTTTTGGCTGTTTTGTTAGGGTTTTTAATAATTCTGCCTTTTATACAgtattgaaaaacaaaaaaacaacaacatgtgCAGTGCATTCACATTTTTCCCAAGGgattcttttcattttgatcTCTACGAGGGTAAAACGGTGAAGAGACTGAAGCTGGATCCATTCATAGCTGAGTGGGAgtgatctaattaaaaataatctacaACACAATTATGGATTTCTTAGTTTGCCTCCTGATTATTTTCCCCGATTGTATGGTTTATGATTTCtcggtttgcttttcttttaaatgaagtcCGCTACCCAGAGTTCATCTTTCGTTTAAAAGGAACTTCCCAGTCCATGCGAAAAGCAGTCcagaatctttttatttttcctgtcTTTGTGTTGCTCGCTCGTCTCCTTGTGCAGACATGTGATCCACTACGCGACGTACGTGTAGACTTTACGATCCTCCGGCGTCCGGGCCAAATATTCTCTTTCTATAAGTCCTTCAATGCGCTTTTTAATGACCACGGGGCTCGGCAGGAACCGCGCCCTCAGTTGCTGGGTCACCTGACGGGACACAAGCAGACAGAGCCTTAGAAATCTGCAGATACAATTTTTGAAACTCATAAACAAGAACACACGCTCACCTCTGCTACCAGTACGTTGTGCTGCATCTTCTTCCTGGACTTCATAATGCGTACAATGGCAGCCTCGATTTCATGTTTCCTGTCATCGTCTACTTTCTGCCGCGTCTCCTTGCGCTCCGGGTCCGACTCGCCTTGCTTAGCAGCAACTGCAGAAGACGGATTTAAAGAGTTCGTAAAGCACTTTTCAAAATCAGAAACAACTACATTTAGACcagtttaaatgtaaaagtacAGGAACAATATCTCAATATTAAAGCTTGATTTAACTATCTTTTTTATATCAGAATTTATCTAAAATGAATTCTGATATATGAAAAAGGCACATCCCTAAGATGAgtcatttatgtatttgatcTATTTAAACACATGTATGggctaaaatatactttattttctcTGCTTTTAGAACTAAACTATTATATAGTTTAACTCAAACTAACAAATAACTTCCAATTTCTTACAATCATGCTTTTTCACTCATTCATTCTGAATCAACAGCGCCCCCTTGTGGCAACACAATACCTGTTTGTATTTTGACTCTGTGCAGTTTGGAGGTAAACTGGTCGTTCACTGTAAACACATGGCCGCTTTCGATCTCTTTACTCTTGGGCTCTTTCGTGAGAACTCTCTGGGTGGGTTTCCCACAGGCTAGAGACTGCAGGGCCCGGACCAGCTCGCGTTCGGGGATGTCTGTCTCCTGCTGGATCTCCTAAAGGGTTAAACAAAGGTCGACATGGGTGAAAGTTAAAGTGATTGAATAAGCAGGGCGTTTAGATCAGGAACAGGTGGATAGGAGGTTTTACCTCAAAGGTAAACTTCTCTCTGTTGTTGAAGAGCATGAGGATGGTCATCTGGAAGGTGGACACCTGCAGAATGTGCTTCCGTGTGTTTGAGCCTGTTAGCAAAGCCCCGCCGACACCAACATCAGAGCCATCCTCCTAAAGAGAcagtaatttaaccattaatttataattatatccATATATTACAAACAGCAAACGTCAGAGAAAGAGTCTAATGACAAGAAATTGTTCAGTCCtcactaaaagaaaaaatgctaTGTGAATCAACaaaatcacagccaatcagaacatgTTTAATATGTGGTTATgggattaaatgtaaataaaaattctaaagatgattaaattgaaaaaaataaaaataataaaaattatatatatatatatatatatatatatatatatatatatatatatatgatttatacaatttaatcatctttagattttttatttatattttatcattaccTTTACATGATaagactttaaatatttaagcatATACATTTTTGGCATCTTGCtttctaatttaataattaaatattttacacatttcaaggatatgaaatatatttttatattttatatatataaatgtgtacatgtatttaactgtcatgaaatgtaattacaaaaatacgAATTTTCATcctattttaaatgatttattatattttcctaTATTTAAACAAAGTCTATTATCTATATTTAATCATTATCTTAACACATgattagattttaaatatttagagcatataataaatttgtatttttaataaaaaataattatatatggatgtttttttttataaatattttatacataaacacacatttaatattgtattataaatagttataaaaataaaaaaaattacagcagttataatttattatataattattattttgtaattggGTACTAAAGTTGCAATTCTCAGGAAATGCaatatctataatatatatatatatatttttaatctatgCATGTCTGTACCTTCTTGATAGCCCCGTAGAAGGTGGCGTTGAGGTCTGCAGAACCCATATGGTGCTGGAGTGTGAGTTGCCTGCCGCTGTGCTTAGCCAAATAAAACCTGCAAAGACCATAACTTGCATGAAACCAAGCTACAAGTGGACATATCTGACAAACAGACACATTTCATAAGGGTTTCAATATGTCAAGAGATTATCGGCTTCACCTGATTCTGCATTTTCAAAGTTTTACTCATAAAATATCCTAAAAACTATTTAACTGTAAAGAGAACACAGTCAGATCAGCTAGGGTGTAGAAGTAAGTCGTACCTTCTGAAGACCTCGAAGGCGTGGCGTGGGGAGGGTGGGATGTTGCATTTTGGCGTGGCCGACTGCGTGGGCCAGTAACCTGTGGTCAGAACTCTCACTGTGAGATCAACACCACAGAGAGACACCTGCAACATGAAGACAAACCACACAGTTTTGCATCTGGTGTGAAAGAACTCATCATTTCAatgttctttttctgtaaatgtgGACTTGGTCAAAATAGGCTGAATAGGCTCGTTGGGTGCAGTAATAGTTAGcttattttaagaacaaaagggaatgtttatgtgtgtgtgcactgtgcaTATGCACCTGTGATGTCTGCAGGTGGTGGCGGAATTCATCCATAGTGGTATTAGAGATGCTCATGTCTCTAAACATGCCCTCCAGTTTAGAGGTGAACTGACAACCACACTCCgtctgacagagagagagagagagagcatgagTATTCTATTAGACACATAGAGGAATACATTGAAAGTAATGAAAAATACTGATGTCCACCTTTAGTTTGGAGATCATATTTTTCTCAGAGTCATCTGAAACGCTCTTATTGGTTAAGAGTCTTCTGGCCAGGTGCTGTTTGTAGTAACGCTCAAACACGTCCTTCTCCTGCATGAACCTGAACAGCACCATGGCCTTATCCAAGATGGACTCCACCTCCTGTTCTGTCagctaaacacaaacaaaatgatTAGAAATCAATTAAGAAATCAGTAATAACTTTATATAACCATGCTGGGGGTAAAAACTtcttaaatttgaagatcagcatcttcaaatttaacttattttgtcttctgggaaacatgcaactATCTTtcgtagcctctgaagggcaatactaaatgaaaaaatattatatttaggcaaaataagaaatatgtacacatcttcattgtgttcaaaagttttcacccccagctcttaatgcatcgtttttccttctgaagcattagtgagcgtttgaaccttctgtaatcgttacatatgagtctctcagttgtcctcagtgtgaaaagatggatctcaaaatcatacagtcattgttggaaagggttcaaatacacaaaaatgctagaaaaccaaagaatttgtgggacctgaaggatttttctgaagaacagcaaggagtttaactgttcaggacaaacaagggactcatgaacaactatcactaaacaaaaaaacagctgtggatcattcaggtaacaacacagtattaagaataaaggggatgtaaactttcaaacagggtcatttttataaattcagctattattttctcttgtgaaatatatgtaaacatcttttatgtgaaatattttaacatgcattttgtatgattcctcttattttggtaaaataattaacgttttgAAGATTCTAAAAggtggatgtaaacttttgacctcaactgtatagcTGTATAACAGGCTTAACAATCCTGCCACTTTCACTGGACAGAAGTTGTTAAAATTGTCCATAGagcaaaataatgtttttttgtagcAATATTGAGAACAGAACTGACCAAATTTGTAGGTAGCTTTCATCTTAAAAGTTAAAGATGGTCTACAGCTAATGTCTTACCCCCTTCACTCCTTTCTTGAGTTTGTCGTCAATGAAGAGCGAGAGGTACTCGGGTGATCTGGAATTGAGGTTGAGGAAATACTCAAAGTCTCCAGCGATAGTCTGTTTGAAGAGCCTGTCGTTGTTAAAGGACTCCTGCAGGAACCGGTCAAAGCGCGACTTCAAGTCCAACAAACCCTAAATTCACCAGGAAAAACACTATTATTACTACTTATTACAAACCTACAGTTTGAAGTTTACACATATTCACTGGTCTGAACTCGTAAACCTTGGCAGATTAGTTTCTTTGTTCATTCAAGATCTGACTCAGCCAGTCCTGTAGTTTTGTATTAACTGAACAAGCCTCTACTGTCTAtgctgtcttttttcttttactacTTCAAGTCTGTATTTGGTGAATGTGTACCTGAATGTAGTCGACTGGGTTCTTGCCCTCTCCTTCCTCTGACACCAGCGCTTTACCCTGTTCTCTGAGGTACCAGCTCATGCACTCGCACATCGTCTTCAGTCCGTTAGGAACCCGACCAAACAACTTATACATGCACGCCAGGTCTGGAGAGAAAGCAAGGAAAGATGAGAGAATCTGAGCAAGAGAGAAAAATCTAAAGCCTAATAATTCCTGACAGTTAGGGAGAGATGACAGATCAAAACATAAACAGCTGCTCACCTTCTGTCTTTCCATTCTTGAGCATGTGGACCAGTCCCGAGTTCTCCATCTCCACGATGGTCTTCATGTGTTTGGAGATGAGCTCTCTCTCCACCACTTTCACAATGGGCTCTTCTGTCGACTTATCCAGGCAGTGCATCACTCGTTCAATCTCTTCGTTTATTCGAGCCTCCACTTTCTTAATGTAGACGCTGGCACTGTTTTCCGCTAGGAACTTCTGACTTTCCatctgcacacaaacacaaaaacagaaacattatcAATAAGCAGATACAGTTGAgaccaaaagtttacatacacctcttatcaaaataaaaggggCAATTcagaatgcatgttattttttatttagtactgacctgaatagtatattttacataaaagacatttaccacaaaagaaaataatagctgaatttataaaaatgaccctgttcacaagtttacacacactttatttttaaaactgtcttgttacctgaatgatccacaactgttttttttgtttagtgatagttgttcctgctgttcttcagccttttttattttttattttttagcatttttatgttttattgttttttacactgaggacaactgagggactcatatgcaactattacagaagattcaaacgctcactgatgctccagaaggaaaaacaatgcattaagagtgcGTTGATgcgtgtaaacttttgaacagaatgaagatgtgtacatttttctttgccaaaacatcatatttcttcttaatttattactgcccttcagaagctacagaagatacttacatgtttcccagaagacaaaataagttaaatttaccccgatgttcaaattcaaaaagttttcaccccccggcttttaatgcattgtgtttcattctgaagcatcagtgagtgtttgaaccttcagtAATAGTTGAAAATGAGTCccacagttgtcctcagtgtgaaaagatggatctctaaatcatacaatcattgttggaaagggctcaaacacacaaaatgctgaaaaaacaaagaatttgtgaaacCTAATAgatttaggacaaacaagggactcatgaacaacaatcactaaacaaaataaaatcacagctgtggataattcaggtaacaGTGTATTAAGTGTAACAGGTAACAGTgattaagaattaagtgtatgtaaacttttgaacggggtcatttttataaattcaactattattttctctataggtaaatcttttttaatgtgaaatatctgatttaggtcagtactaaataaaaaaaactaacatgcattttgtatgatccctcttaatttagtaaaataatcaacattttgcagattctgcaaggtagtACGTAGTGAATTTGAACTTCTTAGCCttttttttaactggaaaaGAATCTGGAAATCTTTTGTTATATCCAAAATGATAAGCAAACAGAATAAAAGTAGTATGACAGCAGCACTCACCTGGAAGAACTCAGCAGACATGTCTAAAAATGGGATTTCAAAATCCTCCTCGTAGACGGACCGACCTTCTAACCCCAAAACCATCAGCATCTGACAGGCGTTCCTGATGGCCCCTCTGTCATAAAGCATGGCAGCACAAACAAGATAAAAATCCAATCCTTTTCAACTGTGTATGTGTCAATACACTTCCTTCTTTAAATGAAACACAGTAAAGAGAGACAGAATGACAGCAGAACACACACCTGTCTACTACTTCTCCCCTGCGTTCTCGAGCGATCATGTCCAGTAGAGTTTGTCTGAGATGATCTCTGATGCAACCATACCGCACAACCTGATCTCTGAAGATGATCAAGCCAAGATTATAGACGTTCTCAACATTATTCTGCTGAACATACACACGGTcctagacagagagagaaagaaacatgTTCATGCAGGTTAAAACCTAGAGAGTTCAAATCCAGGCTTCTTCACATCGCAATCTCTTTCACCAGTTTTTATGATTTCCAATTATATTTTCATGCCATGCCAAAACATAACAACATGGTTCTATTGTTCTGAAGTCAATAACTGAATGGGTTTTTGGTGAAATTATCAATATCAAGAATAAACAACTTACCATGTACATCAAAATGTCTCTAATCATGACCATGGCAGTTTGATGATCATTCCACGCTTGATTTAACGTCTGcagaaaattgttatttaacGAGTGAAGCACGTCTTCTCGTACCTGaagacaagagaaaaaaaacaaaaaaacaaaaaatcaaagcTGTTAAGAAAGCAGCTCAAGCACATGGACTTCATCCACCTGAGTGTACAATGACATCACCATGTGAACAACTCCACTGGGACGGGCAGGTTTCCGCCATCTGCTTCATCTCCAGAACTGACATCATTAACAGCCAGCACCAGAGATAAAACCCCAGGGTCTTCATTAAGCTATATATAAGTAGCAAAGATGTGAGACAGTGTCCTTCAGATCTTCTCAAATCAATCTGTTCAATTTAAATTCACATCAGACACCATCAAATTCATTAAGCAGCCCTTTTAAAGCAGTAAGCAATGGTGGAAACACTGTAGCGCACGTCTCTTGTGGCTTACTGCTTATTAAAACCACATTTAACTCCCTTTAACACTCGAAAGTTAAATCCAGATCTCTAGGAGCTCTTATGTTTTCTAAGTATTACAGAAAAGGTCTCAGAGCGAGACAGAAGCTCATACTTTGTTGATGAGGTGTTCGGTGACCACCTCTCTGAGGCCCGTGTAGAGCTTCTCCCCATGTTTGTGCAGCACCATGGTGTAGGCGTTCCTGTAGAGCTCCTCAAAGCTCAGCCCACTGTTGTTCTTCCGCTGGATCTCCTGGATGGCGTTCTTCAGAAGATCCCATATGTTATTCACATACTTCTCATCCATGGTCATCtgcaaaagcaaacaaatcactaaattactaaaacagagAAACACTAATGACAATTAGataca includes:
- the cul3a gene encoding cullin-3a, with the translated sequence MASLPNPNMSNLKPGTKKDTKMRIRAFPMTMDEKYVNNIWDLLKNAIQEIQRKNNSGLSFEELYRNAYTMVLHKHGEKLYTGLREVVTEHLINKVREDVLHSLNNNFLQTLNQAWNDHQTAMVMIRDILMYMDRVYVQQNNVENVYNLGLIIFRDQVVRYGCIRDHLRQTLLDMIARERRGEVVDRGAIRNACQMLMVLGLEGRSVYEEDFEIPFLDMSAEFFQMESQKFLAENSASVYIKKVEARINEEIERVMHCLDKSTEEPIVKVVERELISKHMKTIVEMENSGLVHMLKNGKTEDLACMYKLFGRVPNGLKTMCECMSWYLREQGKALVSEEGEGKNPVDYIQGLLDLKSRFDRFLQESFNNDRLFKQTIAGDFEYFLNLNSRSPEYLSLFIDDKLKKGVKGLTEQEVESILDKAMVLFRFMQEKDVFERYYKQHLARRLLTNKSVSDDSEKNMISKLKTECGCQFTSKLEGMFRDMSISNTTMDEFRHHLQTSQVSLCGVDLTVRVLTTGYWPTQSATPKCNIPPSPRHAFEVFRRFYLAKHSGRQLTLQHHMGSADLNATFYGAIKKEDGSDVGVGGALLTGSNTRKHILQVSTFQMTILMLFNNREKFTFEEIQQETDIPERELVRALQSLACGKPTQRVLTKEPKSKEIESGHVFTVNDQFTSKLHRVKIQTVAAKQGESDPERKETRQKVDDDRKHEIEAAIVRIMKSRKKMQHNVLVAEVTQQLRARFLPSPVVIKKRIEGLIEREYLARTPEDRKVYTYVA